A window from Oceanispirochaeta sp. encodes these proteins:
- a CDS encoding transporter substrate-binding domain-containing protein, with amino-acid sequence MSFRTNNVYSGWMAAILLVFMFVCSPLVAEPAVITVGVYENEPKVFLNKDNQPAGFFVELIEEIGRVEGWKIKYKLGTWDECLSALDNSEIDIMVDVAFSEARRNRWNFNKEPVLSDWFQIYTGNESKINSIVDLTGKKVAVLNQSVQADALKGHLMQFGLNCELVLLPDYHKVFQLLAEGKVDAAVVNRFYGAAHMSSNIRETGIIFHPTRLHFAASKNSNPLIISALDKHLVKMKIDRESFYYRSLAKWFAEEPVPYGTPTWLKQTIGGLASFIIIFIGLSLFLKMRIKEKTSDLLSITEKLRVSEEQYRELFDNAPSAYFTIDAKEGRVKRCNVGAQKMLGYTAEVLEKMNVLDLYMESPNGKEKAKEISERFKQGESIVDEELQMISSDGKPIWVSLSVESVKDLDGNIIESRSIAVNISNRKELEKQLLQTQKMEALGVLSGGIAHDFNNILSAIIGYTELAKADAKSPEVIEYLTEVQRASDRATSLVQQILTFSRETEQIIRPLQPKVLIKETIKLLRASLPSNIKVKQSIDSDSYILADPTQIHQIMMNLCTNSWHAMEEHGGTLQIGLSDIHLSNPLNTVTGELEPGDYIKLSTKDNGIGIPDDIIDLIFDPFFTTKAQGKGTGMGLSVVHGIISKYKGGLTLERNTGEGVTINIYFHVTDDIDSKEKSTESTEISSGEVNILFVDDEEPIAKMVENIFLRRGCHVTRTSDPLEALNIFSKKPDFFDVVITDQMMPDVTGENLAASILELRENTPIILCTGYINEISEERIRQIGIKKILAKPLNKEKLIAAVNEVLDKQKL; translated from the coding sequence ATGAGTTTTCGAACTAATAATGTATATTCCGGGTGGATGGCTGCCATCTTGCTGGTTTTCATGTTTGTTTGTTCTCCCCTAGTCGCTGAACCTGCTGTGATTACTGTTGGGGTCTATGAAAATGAGCCAAAGGTTTTTTTGAATAAGGACAATCAGCCAGCTGGTTTTTTTGTGGAGCTCATCGAAGAAATTGGTCGGGTAGAAGGTTGGAAGATTAAATATAAATTGGGTACCTGGGACGAGTGCTTGTCAGCCTTGGATAATTCAGAAATAGACATCATGGTTGATGTGGCATTTAGCGAGGCGCGCAGGAATCGCTGGAATTTCAACAAAGAGCCTGTACTCTCCGACTGGTTTCAGATCTATACCGGAAACGAATCAAAAATCAATTCCATAGTTGATCTTACTGGTAAAAAGGTTGCCGTATTAAACCAATCGGTTCAGGCTGATGCCCTCAAAGGGCATTTGATGCAGTTCGGGTTAAATTGTGAACTGGTTTTACTCCCCGATTATCACAAAGTATTTCAATTACTGGCAGAAGGAAAAGTAGATGCGGCTGTTGTCAACAGGTTTTATGGAGCTGCTCATATGTCGTCTAACATTAGGGAAACAGGTATTATTTTTCATCCAACACGGTTACATTTTGCTGCTTCAAAAAATTCCAACCCATTGATTATTAGTGCTCTTGATAAACATCTAGTAAAAATGAAAATCGACCGCGAATCCTTTTATTATAGATCTTTGGCGAAATGGTTTGCCGAAGAACCAGTTCCATACGGAACCCCGACCTGGCTAAAACAAACTATCGGAGGATTGGCCAGTTTCATTATTATATTTATTGGTCTGTCCCTATTTTTGAAAATGAGAATAAAGGAAAAAACATCGGATCTTTTATCTATAACTGAAAAATTACGAGTAAGTGAGGAACAGTACCGGGAACTTTTTGATAATGCCCCATCTGCATATTTCACAATTGATGCTAAGGAAGGAAGAGTTAAACGTTGTAATGTGGGCGCGCAAAAAATGCTTGGTTATACAGCGGAAGTATTAGAGAAAATGAATGTTCTGGATCTTTATATGGAGTCTCCCAATGGCAAAGAGAAAGCAAAGGAAATATCAGAAAGGTTTAAACAGGGAGAATCAATAGTTGATGAAGAGCTGCAGATGATAAGTTCAGATGGAAAACCAATCTGGGTAAGTCTTTCTGTTGAATCAGTGAAGGATCTTGACGGTAATATTATTGAAAGCAGGTCGATAGCTGTTAATATTTCAAATCGTAAAGAACTCGAAAAGCAGCTGTTACAAACGCAGAAGATGGAGGCTCTGGGAGTTCTGTCCGGTGGAATAGCCCACGATTTTAACAACATTCTGTCTGCCATCATTGGCTATACTGAGCTGGCCAAGGCTGATGCCAAATCTCCAGAAGTTATAGAATATCTCACAGAGGTACAGAGGGCTTCTGATCGAGCAACAAGTCTGGTGCAACAGATTCTTACTTTCAGTCGAGAAACTGAGCAGATTATCAGACCACTTCAACCCAAAGTGCTGATAAAAGAGACGATCAAACTTCTCAGGGCGTCTTTACCATCTAACATCAAGGTAAAGCAATCCATTGACAGTGATTCTTATATTCTTGCCGACCCGACCCAAATACATCAGATTATGATGAATCTTTGCACAAATTCGTGGCATGCCATGGAGGAACATGGCGGAACTTTACAAATAGGCCTTTCAGACATCCATCTGAGCAATCCTCTGAATACTGTTACCGGTGAATTAGAACCTGGTGATTACATCAAACTCAGTACAAAAGACAATGGTATAGGGATACCTGATGATATAATTGATTTAATTTTTGATCCATTTTTCACAACAAAGGCTCAAGGGAAAGGAACAGGAATGGGTCTATCTGTAGTTCACGGAATTATATCGAAATATAAAGGTGGTTTGACTCTTGAACGTAATACCGGAGAAGGTGTCACCATCAATATATATTTTCATGTAACTGACGATATTGACAGTAAGGAAAAAAGTACGGAATCTACGGAGATCTCCTCCGGAGAGGTAAATATTTTATTTGTAGACGATGAGGAACCCATCGCGAAAATGGTAGAAAATATTTTCCTACGGCGTGGATGTCATGTTACAAGAACTTCTGACCCACTTGAGGCGTTAAATATTTTTTCAAAGAAACCAGATTTCTTTGACGTTGTAATCACCGATCAGATGATGCCTGACGTTACAGGAGAGAATCTTGCTGCATCAATTCTGGAGCTGAGGGAAAACACCCCGATAATCCTCTGCACCGGATATATAAATGAAATATCAGAAGAAAGAATACGGCAAATAGGAATTAAAAAAATTTTGGCAAAACCTTTGAATAAAGAAAAATTGATTGCTGCTGTTAATGAAGTTCTTGATAAGCAAAAATTATAA
- a CDS encoding RimK/LysX family protein — protein MKKDFSDLIALGWREWISFPDWEVSNIKVKVDTGARTSSLHVGELEYFEKDSKSWVSFDIYPWQKTSRENIQISAPVTSFKYVKSSSGCQEKRPVIIARLIIAGQEIMTELTLTNRSTMGFRMLLGRGAIKKHFMVIPGKSYLGGKPPIEIRRKNRGRI, from the coding sequence TTGAAGAAAGATTTTTCAGATCTTATTGCCCTTGGCTGGAGAGAGTGGATATCCTTTCCTGATTGGGAAGTCAGCAATATCAAAGTCAAAGTGGACACTGGTGCAAGAACATCTTCACTTCATGTGGGAGAACTGGAATATTTTGAAAAGGATTCTAAAAGCTGGGTCAGTTTTGATATCTATCCCTGGCAGAAGACCTCCAGGGAGAATATTCAGATATCGGCTCCTGTCACTTCGTTCAAATATGTTAAAAGTTCTTCTGGCTGCCAGGAGAAAAGACCGGTCATCATAGCCAGGCTGATTATTGCCGGGCAGGAAATTATGACAGAACTGACTCTGACCAACAGGTCGACAATGGGTTTTAGAATGCTTCTTGGCCGAGGGGCCATAAAAAAACACTTTATGGTCATTCCCGGGAAGTCTTATCTGGGTGGTAAACCCCCAATAGAAATCAGAAGAAAAAATAGAGGAAGAATCTAG
- a CDS encoding succinylglutamate desuccinylase/aspartoacylase family protein, with product MSVRIKNSSFEIANMIVKAGTKATGELPLVKLVTGNQISIPLYIFNGSEPGPVLWISAAIHGDEVAGVEIIRQVMEKINPKKLCGTLITVPIVNVHGFLNKERYLPDRRDLNRSFPGSPKGSLAARIAHLFMTEIVSRCDMGIDLHTGSNNRSNYPQIRSDLDNPETRRLCEVFGAPVMLHSKIRDGSLRGAASEKGKKVLLYEGGEANRFNYEAIRYAVNGIMRILTDQGMTTYFTDPVESPCLESRNSSWLRAKKSGIAILGSELGESVYKGQTLGIIHDSLGKGLGRIIAHSTGLIIGRNMQSLVNQGDAIYHIAEV from the coding sequence ATGTCAGTCAGGATAAAAAACTCCAGCTTCGAAATTGCAAATATGATTGTAAAGGCTGGAACAAAAGCAACTGGAGAATTACCTCTGGTAAAGCTGGTGACAGGAAACCAGATATCCATCCCTCTCTATATATTCAATGGTTCTGAACCAGGGCCGGTACTATGGATTAGTGCGGCCATTCATGGAGATGAAGTGGCTGGTGTGGAAATAATCAGGCAAGTGATGGAGAAGATAAATCCCAAAAAGCTATGCGGTACATTGATCACAGTACCCATTGTCAATGTCCATGGCTTTCTGAACAAAGAAAGGTATCTTCCCGACCGGAGAGATCTCAACAGATCATTCCCGGGTTCACCGAAGGGTTCTCTTGCTGCAAGAATTGCCCATTTATTTATGACAGAGATCGTCAGCAGATGCGATATGGGTATTGATCTGCATACCGGCTCAAACAACAGATCAAATTACCCCCAGATACGTTCGGATCTTGATAATCCGGAGACCAGAAGATTATGTGAAGTATTCGGAGCTCCGGTCATGCTTCATTCAAAGATCCGTGATGGATCTCTCCGGGGTGCTGCCAGTGAGAAAGGTAAAAAAGTACTTCTTTATGAAGGCGGAGAAGCAAACCGCTTCAATTACGAAGCCATACGCTATGCTGTGAATGGTATCATGAGGATTCTGACAGACCAGGGAATGACAACTTATTTTACAGATCCTGTTGAGTCTCCCTGCCTGGAAAGCAGGAACAGTTCCTGGCTCAGAGCAAAGAAGAGCGGCATTGCTATTTTGGGCAGTGAGCTGGGAGAATCTGTCTATAAGGGACAGACACTGGGAATCATACATGACTCTCTTGGAAAGGGGCTGGGACGTATCATTGCTCACAGCACTGGTCTGATTATCGGAAGAAATATGCAGTCTCTGGTGAATCAAGGGGATGCAATTTATCACATAGCGGAGGTCTAA
- a CDS encoding cation:proton antiporter regulatory subunit: protein MLVKEDSHLVGSTIAQSGLRDLDITVLTLHRETEVIPNPRESRVLEANDKLLCFGRLESMRSMIPKRKNRRQKVKKLPIS, encoded by the coding sequence ATGCTTGTCAAGGAGGATAGTCATCTTGTTGGAAGCACAATTGCACAATCTGGTCTTCGGGATCTGGATATCACCGTTCTGACCCTCCACAGGGAAACTGAAGTCATTCCAAATCCGAGAGAAAGCCGTGTCCTTGAAGCCAATGACAAGCTTCTATGCTTTGGCCGGCTTGAGTCCATGCGCAGTATGATCCCGAAAAGGAAAAATCGGAGACAGAAGGTAAAAAAACTGCCTATAAGTTAA
- a CDS encoding Gfo/Idh/MocA family oxidoreductase, giving the protein MSKDGSTYSPVCKTATKACEKGEFPISVIGLDHGHINGMVQNMLEAGATLDMVWDKDPEKMKNFKASFPKVMMAKAEEDVYASKESMMILSSIIPNERWKVGLKALSHGKHYMSDKTGFTELDKLEKARSAVAESGLKWSICFSERLQVESAVLAGQLIEEGEIGDVIQIMNIAPHRLAPETRPDWFFNKEQYGGILCDIGSHQFEQMLFYTKSKTAEIVHSQVGNYKHPDYPELEDFGDCTLLLESGATGYTRLDWFTPEGLGTWGDGRLFILGTKGYIELRKYINVGVSSDGDNLYLVNGTRQEMINAAGKTGFPYFAQLIRDCLDGTDLALPQEHVFEVSRIAIEAEQKAKVLKGFQ; this is encoded by the coding sequence ATGTCAAAAGATGGAAGTACATATTCACCTGTTTGTAAAACAGCGACCAAAGCCTGTGAAAAAGGGGAATTCCCCATATCAGTCATTGGACTCGATCACGGACACATAAACGGAATGGTTCAGAACATGCTTGAAGCTGGTGCCACTCTGGATATGGTTTGGGATAAAGATCCGGAAAAGATGAAGAATTTTAAAGCATCATTCCCCAAAGTGATGATGGCAAAAGCAGAGGAGGATGTATATGCAAGTAAAGAGAGCATGATGATCCTCTCATCCATCATTCCCAATGAGCGCTGGAAGGTCGGTCTGAAGGCTCTCAGTCATGGTAAACACTATATGTCCGACAAAACAGGATTTACGGAACTCGACAAACTGGAAAAAGCCAGAAGCGCTGTCGCTGAAAGTGGTCTGAAGTGGTCTATATGCTTCTCGGAACGTTTACAGGTGGAAAGTGCCGTCCTTGCGGGACAGCTGATAGAGGAGGGTGAGATTGGTGATGTTATTCAGATCATGAATATCGCCCCTCATCGCCTGGCTCCTGAGACTCGTCCTGACTGGTTTTTCAATAAGGAACAGTATGGCGGAATCCTCTGTGATATCGGGTCTCATCAATTTGAACAGATGCTCTTCTATACAAAATCAAAAACAGCGGAAATTGTTCATAGTCAAGTGGGAAATTACAAACATCCCGATTATCCAGAGCTGGAAGATTTTGGAGATTGTACTCTTCTACTGGAGTCTGGAGCCACAGGATATACTCGTCTTGACTGGTTCACACCTGAGGGACTGGGTACCTGGGGGGATGGCAGGCTCTTTATTCTCGGTACAAAGGGTTATATCGAGTTGAGAAAATATATCAATGTCGGTGTAAGCAGTGACGGCGATAATCTTTACCTGGTCAATGGAACCAGACAGGAGATGATCAATGCCGCCGGGAAGACAGGATTTCCCTATTTCGCTCAATTGATTAGAGACTGCCTGGATGGAACAGATCTGGCTCTTCCCCAGGAACATGTCTTTGAAGTCAGCCGCATTGCGATAGAAGCGGAACAGAAGGCAAAGGTTCTTAAAGGATTTCAATAA
- a CDS encoding uroporphyrinogen decarboxylase family protein yields the protein MDYSYQRKVQAEARDVVNSQLNLNLIRDFVIDTGVVLNASLFGGKPNYHSNSTPVLVPVINDPSDVAALAKRIDSLSDEALMHEGILQKHHWEAAEFWKNSEGRPLQAPASEGTKGIATVCGQLCGVTNFLMWLILNPEEMKELTSLVGRTFKRYIGACRGFEGKEDLNQLSFASDVSGLMSPEFYDEFCAPHEKDLYEEFAPTGIRYYHSDSNMKQHVGILDKIGVTDVNIGPMISVAEIISQVPAMRIHGQVPPVRVLWQGSTDLVVDSVRQDINDMTSSGADLSQLVVCTAGSVNPGTPLENIEAMLWAAMEFGLLKGNVKESLSSIPVDFDRKEHVNQIS from the coding sequence ATGGATTATTCATACCAGAGAAAAGTTCAGGCTGAAGCCAGAGACGTTGTGAACAGTCAGTTGAACCTTAATCTCATCAGAGACTTCGTCATCGATACGGGGGTTGTTCTGAATGCGTCTCTTTTTGGCGGGAAGCCAAACTATCACTCCAATTCAACACCCGTTCTGGTCCCTGTCATCAACGACCCATCAGACGTCGCTGCTCTTGCAAAAAGAATCGACTCCCTCTCGGATGAAGCTTTAATGCATGAAGGGATTCTGCAGAAGCATCACTGGGAAGCCGCTGAATTCTGGAAAAACAGCGAGGGAAGACCTCTTCAGGCACCGGCCAGTGAGGGAACAAAAGGAATCGCCACGGTATGCGGTCAGCTCTGTGGTGTAACCAACTTCCTGATGTGGCTAATATTGAATCCCGAAGAAATGAAAGAACTGACATCCCTGGTAGGAAGAACCTTTAAAAGATATATAGGAGCCTGCCGAGGATTTGAGGGTAAAGAAGATCTGAATCAACTATCTTTCGCATCAGATGTTTCCGGTCTTATGTCACCAGAGTTTTACGATGAGTTCTGTGCGCCCCATGAAAAAGATCTTTATGAGGAGTTTGCTCCTACGGGAATTCGCTATTATCACTCCGATTCCAATATGAAACAGCATGTGGGTATACTGGATAAAATAGGGGTTACCGACGTGAATATAGGCCCCATGATCTCGGTCGCAGAAATCATCTCCCAGGTTCCTGCCATGCGGATTCACGGACAGGTGCCCCCGGTACGAGTGCTCTGGCAGGGCTCCACTGATCTGGTTGTTGATTCTGTCAGGCAGGATATAAACGATATGACCAGTTCCGGAGCCGACCTCTCTCAGCTTGTAGTCTGTACAGCCGGATCGGTCAATCCGGGTACTCCCCTGGAAAATATAGAAGCCATGCTCTGGGCAGCGATGGAATTCGGGTTATTAAAAGGAAATGTCAAAGAGTCCTTGAGCTCCATACCTGTTGATTTTGACAGAAAAGAACATGTGAATCAAATTTCCTGA
- a CDS encoding sialate O-acetylesterase, translating to MTEEFQIALIFQDGMVLQRDKKISLWGSGPDDEVVTVRIQNRQARAVVQKKKWMVILPPLETSESETLELSCGNRRIVLQNIAVGEVWIAGGQSNMEFFVRYDEEAENILQRDENRNIRFFDYPELAYPGQREERDYSRYGVWRVCNASHLEYFSAVGYHFADRLHRDLGVPVGIVGCNWGGTPACAWMDTDYLADNDGKIWIEEFNNATAGLDRELYLEKYRSDAGNFRNDIFSDKKGEALMFGMSREDQLAFMESPDFSEEINPGPFDKCRPGGLYESMVREVAPYSARGVLWYQGESDDKHPEIYRTVLSSLIRCWRDSWNEDLPFLFVQLAPFKEWLKCYGETYPILREEQEQVAGHVQDVWMASIMDAGEEWDIHPRKKKPVGERLALLAEGKVYGRDILCESPVFTDYTLEPGRLTLSFCHAEGGLSIKGESRHISALELRVHGAGLANFESRVEGDSVVLTHKSLVPENHVEVSFAGTDYCEVNLFNAAGLPARPFSMTAGKRD from the coding sequence ATGACCGAAGAGTTTCAAATTGCCCTCATATTTCAAGACGGGATGGTTCTACAGAGAGATAAGAAGATCTCCCTATGGGGTTCCGGTCCTGATGATGAGGTGGTCACTGTCAGGATTCAGAACCGTCAAGCCCGGGCAGTCGTTCAAAAAAAGAAATGGATGGTCATTCTTCCTCCCCTGGAAACATCGGAATCAGAGACCCTGGAACTGTCCTGCGGGAACCGGAGGATTGTACTGCAGAATATTGCCGTCGGAGAGGTTTGGATAGCCGGAGGGCAGTCCAACATGGAGTTCTTTGTCCGGTATGATGAAGAGGCTGAAAATATCCTGCAAAGAGATGAAAACAGAAACATCCGTTTCTTTGACTATCCTGAGCTGGCCTACCCGGGGCAGAGAGAGGAACGGGACTACTCCAGGTACGGAGTCTGGAGGGTCTGTAATGCCTCTCATCTGGAATACTTCAGTGCGGTCGGTTACCACTTTGCAGACCGGCTTCATCGTGATCTGGGAGTCCCTGTAGGGATTGTCGGCTGCAACTGGGGCGGAACTCCCGCCTGTGCCTGGATGGATACTGACTACCTTGCAGACAATGACGGGAAAATATGGATTGAAGAGTTCAATAATGCCACCGCCGGTCTGGATAGGGAACTCTATCTGGAAAAATACAGATCCGATGCCGGTAATTTCAGAAACGATATCTTCTCCGATAAGAAAGGAGAGGCCTTGATGTTCGGGATGTCCCGGGAGGATCAACTGGCTTTTATGGAGTCACCTGACTTTTCCGAAGAGATAAATCCGGGACCCTTTGATAAATGCCGTCCTGGAGGGCTCTACGAGAGCATGGTCCGTGAAGTCGCACCCTACTCCGCCAGAGGAGTCCTGTGGTATCAGGGAGAGTCGGATGACAAGCATCCTGAGATTTACAGAACAGTACTGTCTTCGTTGATCCGATGCTGGAGGGACAGCTGGAATGAGGATCTGCCCTTTCTTTTTGTTCAGCTGGCGCCTTTTAAAGAGTGGCTGAAATGTTATGGCGAGACATATCCCATCCTCAGGGAGGAGCAGGAACAGGTCGCCGGTCATGTTCAGGATGTCTGGATGGCATCCATCATGGATGCCGGGGAAGAATGGGATATTCACCCGCGGAAGAAAAAACCAGTGGGAGAGAGGTTGGCTCTTCTGGCGGAGGGAAAGGTATACGGCAGGGACATTTTATGTGAATCACCTGTGTTTACGGATTATACCCTGGAACCGGGAAGACTGACATTGAGTTTCTGTCATGCCGAAGGTGGATTGTCAATAAAAGGAGAGAGCCGCCATATTTCTGCCCTGGAACTTCGTGTTCACGGCGCCGGTCTAGCTAATTTTGAGTCCCGAGTCGAGGGTGACAGCGTCGTCCTGACTCATAAAAGTCTGGTGCCGGAAAATCATGTGGAAGTCAGCTTTGCCGGGACTGATTATTGCGAGGTGAATCTTTTCAATGCGGCCGGACTCCCTGCCAGACCCTTCTCAATGACTGCGGGAAAAAGGGATTAG